From the genome of Mycoplasmopsis bovis PG45:
AGTTTCTAATTACTTTCTAATTATTTTGTAATTACTATATAATTAGTTTGTAATTATAGAATACACTGGGAGTGATAATGGACAACAAAAATATATTCAAGCAAGTAGCATCACAAACTCAGAAATTGCAACAAGAAAACTTTGATAAATCTAAAAAATTAGATAATGACCAAGCAGTAGATAATTTATTAAATCAGGCTGATAAACTTTTAAATAAACCAGCTAAGCAAATTCAAGCTAAAAAAGAAGGTAAGGCAACAGGGTTATATTTAACACAATCTTTAGTCGATGATATAGCTAAGGTTCAAGAACAAGCTATTAATTTAGGTTTTGGAAAAATAAGCATTCCTGACTTAATTAAATATGGTTTAGTTTACTTTAAGAGATTCATACTAATGAATTTAGTTGAATCGCCTAAGGATGATAAATAAATAATTAAAGAATAGTATAAAAAATCAAATAGGACTAATTTAATAAGTAGTCTTATTTTTTCCTTTTTCTAATTACTTACTAATTATAAAGTAATTAGTTTCTAATTACCTTCTAAATACTTTCTAATTATAAAATAATTAGTTTGTAATTATATTGCAATTACTTTCTAATTAGAAATTTAAAATCATAAGACAAACACAAAGGATTAATAAATGACAATAAAATTCATAGTAAAAGACAAAAAGACAATTGAACTGTTACAAGACGCTAAAAAAGGTGATCAAATTGACTTATCTAATGCTGAATCAGTTGACTTAAGTTTTATTACTAAAGAAATTGATGAATCTAGGGATAGGCTTTATAATGAAAAAATTAAAAAAGAAAAAGAGTTATTATTTGCTCAATATCAAGTTAACTTAACAAAAGCAAATAATGAATTAAGACAAGAGCTATCTAGAACAATTATTGACCAAAAAGACAAAATAACAAAATTAGAGCTACAAATTAGCAATTTTGAAGAAAAACATAAACTTGACACTAAAATTAAAGTTGCTGAAGCAATTCAAAGCCAAAGCAATACTATTATTACTCTTAACGATAAAGTTAAGGACTTAATGTATAAAATTAGCTTGTTAGAAGTAAAACACAAAAATGAAATAAGCAACAAAATTATTGAAGCTAATAAATTAAATGAGCAAATAGAAAAATTAAACAGAGCAAAGCTAACTAAAAATGTTAAAGTTCTTGGAGAAGAGTTAGAAAATTACTGTGTAAATGAATTTAATAATGTTTCATCTTATGCTTTTAGAACATCAGTACTTGAAAAAGATACTACTGCTATTAAAGCAGAAGGAGAATCTAAAGGCTCTAAAGGTGACTTTATATTTAAAGTTTATGCTGAAGAAGAAAGAAAAACTCCTTTACTTGGAGTAATGCGTGAGATGAAAACAGAGTTAGAATCATCAGCACATAAGCAAAAGAACCAAGACCATTATAAAAAGCTTGACAGCGATAGAGAAAAGAAGCAATTAGATTATGCATTGCTTGTTAGTGAATTAGAGTATCAAAATAGCAATTGATTAATTTATAGAGTGCCTGAATATAAAAATATGTTTGTAGTAAGGCCAATGTATTTTGTAACTATGCTAGGTGTGTTGGAAACAATAGCACTAAAGTATAAAGAAATTACATTAGATAAGCAATTTAAAGAAATTAGCTTTATTGAAAAGCAAAAAATATTAGATGAGTTCAATGAATTTAAAGATAGCATTCTTGATACCACATTAAAATACATTGAAGCTAAAGTTAGTGAAATTAATAAATCCGCTGAAAATATTAAAAAAGAAGCTCATAAAATTCTAACAGCCAGTGAAATAATAATTAATAGCCATTTAAACACAGTTAAAAACAAAATTAACAGTTTTAGTATTTGTTCAAGAGTAATTAAGCCAATTGAAAAGATAGCTAGTAAGTAAATAAAGAAAGCCAAGTTACATTAACCTGGCTTTTTGTTTTTCTAATTAGTATCTAATTATATTCTAATTAGATTATACTTATAAAGTAATTAGAGGTAATTAGAAAGTAATTAGTTTCTAATTATAAACAAAATAAAAGCAACTCTTTTAGTTGCTTATGTTTTATTCTTTAAGTCTCTTCCATTTATTTAATCATTCTTTATAAATTTCTCCAGCTTTTTTCTTGTACTCTTCTGTTTTGTATTTTTCATTTAAGTTAGTGTTATCTTCTATTTCTTTAAAATTTTGGAACTTATTTTTCATTACTTTGTTTACATAATAAGTAATATATTTTTTAATATTTATCTGATTATTATTATTAGGGACAAGATCTGCTGGTAGCTCTCCAAATAGAGCAACATGAATAGGAATAACTTCTTCATATAGTGCTCTATGTGCTCAAACAAATGAGTGTTCATAGTCAGCTTTAGTTATTAAGGCACTAAGTTCATTATTAGCTACTGGAAACATTGATACTCTTGTTTCATTTTGATTGTCTGGCTTTTCAACTTCTTTGCCTAAGACAGTTCGGGTTGTAGCTGTAGTCAATAGTCCAGTTAGTTTATTTAAAAGGTCTCTAAACTTTTCAAGCTCTTTTTTGTATTCTTCAGTCTCAGTTTTTTCCTTTTCTTCTTCATTTAGCTTATTTATTTCATCTTTTGTTTTAAATGTGTTCTTAAATTCTTGGAATTTTAATAAAAATAATAAATAATCTTTATAAGCTCTAATGTTTATTTGAGTATCAAGATAGGCCTTTGCAGGATCTGAGAATTGATCTAATAAATTAGGAGTGCCTAATACATCATAATAACTTTGAGGTCCTCTTTTTATTCATAGCTTTTTCTCATCTAATTCATTGTATATGTCAGTCCTACCATGAAATGCTTTAGCTTTAGAACGAGTAAAGGGCATAAATCAAATTCTATTGTTTGGATCATTTGCTAAATCCTTATTAAGCAATTCCATATAATCCCCATGCACCTTATTAAATCTTATAAATTGATCTTCTCTTTTTATTATTTTTTTGTTATAGTCATAGGGGGTTTCATCATAATGGTCATTAAATTTATCTATAAAAGTTCCATATTTATCTGAACCTATTGTGAAATCACGCTTTACACTGCTGTCATACTCTAAAAAATTTGTCATATTTGTTAAAAAGTTTTTGTGTTCATCAGGCGTTAAATGCACACTGCCTTTTAAGTAATTTCTAAGTAAATTGTTAAACTCAACAGGTGGAATATATGTATCACTTAATTTTGATTTAAATTTTTCTGATCCTGGTTTTTTAAATAAATCTTCCTTTAATTCTGGTGCTATAAAAATCATTGGTAAGAACTCATCGGTTTTTCAGTTGTTATTTTTATATACATCTGAGCTAATTGTTTTGTCTTCATGTGTAACTTTAGCAAAATAATATTTATTATTCTCTTTTAAAAATTGTTTTGGTTCTTTTGAGCTATCTACTAAAAAGTATCCCCTATACTTATTGTTTAATAAGTATTCATTAACATTTTCTTTTTGTTCATTAAAATTGAAGCCAGCCGGTGGCCTAACATTATCTGTTTTAATAATTTTTGCTGTTGGTTCCAAAATTTTAAGCACATTAAGGCAAGAAACACTTGCTAATGCTGGTGCTACTGTTGTGCCCAGTAGCAGGGCTATATTTTTTATTCCTTTTTTTATTCTCATAATATTAATTTTAATACAAATACTAGGCAAATAATAAGGCTTTTGGAAACAATTTCATACTTATTTTTTGCAATTTTCTTATTAGTTTTAAAAGACAATTTTATAGTTAGAAACTAATTACATAGTAATTATAAAGTAATTACAATCTAATTAGAATATAATTAGAAGTTATTAGGAGTAAAATTAATTACAAAATAAGCTATTTTTTAATTACTAAAATTAAATAAAAAAACTATGAAAATTCATAGTAATTTGTGTTAAAAAAGTTGTGTTTAATACTAAAATTAATCCCCTGAATAAATGCTTTTATAATAGTTTTTCATATCAGCTGGATCAATTATCTTAGTTGATATTTCAAATTCTGATAAACCATTTCTAGCTTTTAGCCATGGTTCTTCTGAATGTGATATTGCTTCTAATTCATATCCTGATTTACTTCCATAAGTAGTCCAAACAGCATCTAGTAGTTCTAAAATATTTTTGTTGAATTTCTCATCATTTGGCTTTAATTGTTCAATTTCATTTCAGCCATATTCTTTATAATCATTTCAAAGTTCAGGAGAAACTGGGCCATGAACTCATGCTTGAAAAGCAGTGTCACTTAGAATTCCTTCACCAAGCAATGCATTTGCTCATGCTTCAGCATAATATGTTAACTTTTGAAGCTTTTTAGGAGTCATACTTTCTTTAGATAAAAATCAGCCAGATATATCTTTGTAGCTATATTTCTTAGACATAAGAATACTCCTTAAAATTGAAATTAAGTATATCTAAAGTAATTAGAATATAATTACTTACTAATTGTAAAATAATTACTTTCTAATTAGTTTTTTAGCAAAAATTAAACCTTAAAAAGTTTGTCATTTTGTGATAGCTCTAAAACAATATTTGAGTTATTAAGCACTTGTTCTGGAATTTTATCTTTAAGTATTGAAATAATTAATTGTGCTTTACTATGTAATAAATAGTTACTAATGCCTATTAATTGATTATCAGACATTAGCTCTTTTTTATCATTAAGTAAGAAATGTAAACAAGGAATTTTTTGCTCATCTGCAAATTTTATATAAGCCAGATCAAAACAAATAATTTCTCCTTGTTTTTTGCCTGAACTTTGGTTTAGAACTGATAAATCAAATCTATACATTGGTCTTTGTTTGTTGTCAAAAGTTCTGTCACATACTAAAAAGTATCTTTCGTTGTATAAAAGATTAGATATTTTTTGAAAACTGTCATTAAATGCTTTAATTCTTTTTTGCAATTCATTATAAACAGTGTCAGAATAAATTTCTTTATTAAGATTTTCTATTTCATTTTGAGTCTCAGAAATATCATTTTCATTTTTTATAATTTGCTCTAATTTACTCTCAAGAGCACCTTTTTCTTGATATTTTTCATTTAATTTTTTAACAAGTTTGTCTAACTCTTTAAAAGTTTCTTCTTTCGAAAGAGCAATGCTTAAGTCTTTTTCAATATCTAGCAATTTAGTTAATTCAGCATTATATTCATCTAATTTATTATTAATTGAAGGTAGCTCACTGCTTGCAAAAGCAACTTTTTCATCTATCATTTTGTTATGAAAATTAATTAATTCATCAAAAGTTTTGTGTAACTTAGACATATACAATTTAGATTGTTGATAAATATTTTCAACTTGTTTAGTGCTAAATGATACGCTGTTAGACTTTATTTTTTTGATAAAGTCATTTATATTGTTTTTTCTGATATTTAACAAACTAATTTGTGTTGAATAATGCGAAATATTATATTTAATTTTATTAAGGCACTCTAAATCATCCTTAAACTTTTCATTAACATTTAGTTTGTTCTTTTTGTTGTTTAATTCAGTAATTTCACCTGAAAGAATTTCTAAACTTTGCTCATATGCAACTCTTGTTGTTCTGTTAGATAGCAATCTTTTTTGGTACTTTTTTTCTTCTTCTAATTTCTTTTTTAAGCTAATTAATTTACTTGCAGTGTCAAAGCTAAAACCAAAAAGAAAAAGATATAGCATTTCATATTCACTATCATTAGTGTTTGGATGAACTGTTTTCAATGTGTTATTAACGCTTTGGTCGGTGTATCTTATATTATGTGAGATAATTTGTCTAAAAGTGGGTTTAGCAGCTTTGTGTTTTGGAAAAATGTAACTTAATAATTCAGCACTTAATTGATTTGCAGAAATATTTTTATTGTTGACTCTTAAAACTTTGTTATTTTTATCACTTAAGAAATTTCTCTCAATGATAATTTTTTCTGATTGATCATTATAAATATCATAGGTTAGCTCTAAAGTTATTAATACTTTGTTAGTTTCTAGAAATTCTTTAAGTTCATAATTAATTGTTTTAGTTTCTAATCCTGAATATATTTCCTTAGCGTTTCCACCTAAACAAAAATTAATTAGTTTTAAAACTGTAGTTTTTCCAATGTTATTGCCTGTCTTTGTTAAGTCACTGCTTAATGTGCTATCAACTATTAAATTTAATCCT
Proteins encoded in this window:
- a CDS encoding DUF2130 domain-containing protein — its product is MTIKFIVKDKKTIELLQDAKKGDQIDLSNAESVDLSFITKEIDESRDRLYNEKIKKEKELLFAQYQVNLTKANNELRQELSRTIIDQKDKITKLELQISNFEEKHKLDTKIKVAEAIQSQSNTIITLNDKVKDLMYKISLLEVKHKNEISNKIIEANKLNEQIEKLNRAKLTKNVKVLGEELENYCVNEFNNVSSYAFRTSVLEKDTTAIKAEGESKGSKGDFIFKVYAEEERKTPLLGVMREMKTELESSAHKQKNQDHYKKLDSDREKKQLDYALLVSELEYQNSNWLIYRVPEYKNMFVVRPMYFVTMLGVLETIALKYKEITLDKQFKEISFIEKQKILDEFNEFKDSILDTTLKYIEAKVSEINKSAENIKKEAHKILTASEIIINSHLNTVKNKINSFSICSRVIKPIEKIASK
- a CDS encoding CDS14 family ICE transfer lipoprotein, yielding MRIKKGIKNIALLLGTTVAPALASVSCLNVLKILEPTAKIIKTDNVRPPAGFNFNEQKENVNEYLLNNKYRGYFLVDSSKEPKQFLKENNKYYFAKVTHEDKTISSDVYKNNNWKTDEFLPMIFIAPELKEDLFKKPGSEKFKSKLSDTYIPPVEFNNLLRNYLKGSVHLTPDEHKNFLTNMTNFLEYDSSVKRDFTIGSDKYGTFIDKFNDHYDETPYDYNKKIIKREDQFIRFNKVHGDYMELLNKDLANDPNNRIWFMPFTRSKAKAFHGRTDIYNELDEKKLWIKRGPQSYYDVLGTPNLLDQFSDPAKAYLDTQINIRAYKDYLLFLLKFQEFKNTFKTKDEINKLNEEEKEKTETEEYKKELEKFRDLLNKLTGLLTTATTRTVLGKEVEKPDNQNETRVSMFPVANNELSALITKADYEHSFVWAHRALYEEVIPIHVALFGELPADLVPNNNNQINIKKYITYYVNKVMKNKFQNFKEIEDNTNLNEKYKTEEYKKKAGEIYKEWLNKWKRLKE
- a CDS encoding Panacea domain-containing protein, which produces MSKKYSYKDISGWFLSKESMTPKKLQKLTYYAEAWANALLGEGILSDTAFQAWVHGPVSPELWNDYKEYGWNEIEQLKPNDEKFNKNILELLDAVWTTYGSKSGYELEAISHSEEPWLKARNGLSEFEISTKIIDPADMKNYYKSIYSGD
- a CDS encoding DUF2326 domain-containing protein: MYLKSLKISKGDEVIRYLEFKKGLNLIVDSTLSSDLTKTGNNIGKTTVLKLINFCLGGNAKEIYSGLETKTINYELKEFLETNKVLITLELTYDIYNDQSEKIIIERNFLSDKNNKVLRVNNKNISANQLSAELLSYIFPKHKAAKPTFRQIISHNIRYTDQSVNNTLKTVHPNTNDSEYEMLYLFLFGFSFDTASKLISLKKKLEEEKKYQKRLLSNRTTRVAYEQSLEILSGEITELNNKKNKLNVNEKFKDDLECLNKIKYNISHYSTQISLLNIRKNNINDFIKKIKSNSVSFSTKQVENIYQQSKLYMSKLHKTFDELINFHNKMIDEKVAFASSELPSINNKLDEYNAELTKLLDIEKDLSIALSKEETFKELDKLVKKLNEKYQEKGALESKLEQIIKNENDISETQNEIENLNKEIYSDTVYNELQKRIKAFNDSFQKISNLLYNERYFLVCDRTFDNKQRPMYRFDLSVLNQSSGKKQGEIICFDLAYIKFADEQKIPCLHFLLNDKKELMSDNQLIGISNYLLHSKAQLIISILKDKIPEQVLNNSNIVLELSQNDKLFKV